A window from Pseudomonas kribbensis encodes these proteins:
- a CDS encoding DUF4123 domain-containing protein yields the protein MSAWLSQFLEIPVAAAPSSSGGSRSLYCIIDSVRQPHALEQLYQQSDLNGVEKLFQDTPFSEMNDVSPLWLQLKPGSAAATKAIELCRENRSGMLLTSSDTPANALLHARRLLRMNSQSYGDSLARFYDPAFWSALAMTAPAQALYGPWESVHTPPAHVEDQNWRTWERPHDANGAKDEFRYPLQLHDDTLAAFDEIRWWYWIRSREAESANGLPDSELPVVSENLQLLVDHGIDEGRHLERLLPQLRRSPLQERTDAMNVLSSEMPAFEKVQRLEV from the coding sequence ATGTCTGCATGGCTGAGTCAATTCCTTGAAATACCAGTAGCCGCAGCGCCTTCGAGCAGCGGTGGAAGCCGTTCTCTGTATTGCATTATCGACAGTGTCCGCCAGCCCCACGCCCTCGAGCAGCTCTATCAGCAATCCGACCTGAACGGAGTGGAAAAACTGTTTCAGGACACGCCTTTTTCTGAAATGAATGATGTCAGCCCGCTTTGGCTTCAATTGAAACCGGGAAGCGCCGCAGCAACCAAGGCCATTGAACTATGCCGGGAGAATCGTTCAGGCATGCTTCTGACCTCCAGCGATACACCGGCAAATGCCTTACTGCATGCCCGTCGTCTGTTGCGAATGAACTCCCAATCCTACGGAGACTCTCTGGCGCGGTTCTACGACCCGGCTTTCTGGAGCGCATTGGCAATGACTGCCCCTGCACAAGCTCTCTACGGCCCATGGGAAAGTGTCCATACGCCGCCGGCTCATGTCGAAGATCAGAATTGGCGAACCTGGGAACGACCACACGACGCCAACGGCGCGAAAGATGAGTTCAGGTATCCCCTGCAATTGCACGACGACACGCTTGCCGCGTTCGATGAAATCCGCTGGTGGTATTGGATCAGGTCCCGGGAGGCTGAATCAGCCAATGGGTTACCCGACAGTGAACTACCTGTGGTGTCGGAAAATTTGCAGTTGCTGGTAGATCACGGCATTGACGAGGGCCGACATCTTGAGCGCTTGCTGCCGCAATTGAGGCGGAGCCCCTTACAAGAACGCACCGACGCCATGAACGTGCTGAGCAGCGAGATGCCGGCATTCGAGAAAGTACAACGACTGGAAGTCTGA
- the tssI gene encoding type VI secretion system tip protein TssI/VgrG: MFAPANETHFALTIEGLSADFQVFTLTGREAISQPFAFEVELVSEQPSLDLETLLHKPAFLQLSPDGSGIHGLIDRAAQGDSGKRLTRYSVTLRPQLSYLAHRINQRIFQNLSVPKIIGKVLEEHGIQGNAYEFQTGSIYPERIYCVQYDESDLHFIQRLCEEEGIHYHFQHSATAHKLVFGDDQTVFHKLAPVAYQQDSGMVASDPVIKRFDLRLETRTSRTTRRDYDFEKPRITLESENRGDALPDLEDYDYPGRFVDRERGKHLAKRALERHRSDFQLAEGKSDQPLLVSGHFLALKEHPKAKWNDLWLLTEVHHEGKQPQVLEESVTSDTTALKDDFHQGYRNRFQATPWDVPNRPPLRHPKPRILGSQSAVVTGPQGQEIHCDEYGRVKVQFHWDRDGLADDKTSCWLRVSSAWAGAQYGGIAIPRIGMEVLVTFLEGDPDQPLISGCLYHKENTVPYALPANKTRTTFKTLSSMGGGGFNELRIEDKKGQEQIFLHAQRDWDENIEHDQKIRVGNERHDVVEKNSYTEFKAEEHHTVYEDRKVEARANDHLTVGVNQHIKIGTGQFIDAGQEIHLSSGMKVVLEAGAELTLVGGGSFIKIDGGGVTMSGPAININSGGGPGSGTGAAPLMPGPLKQADTDKAGKLLVPAMLNPFVRKSMQGLPLVPVCGKQSNGACSREVCPCLHG, encoded by the coding sequence ATGTTCGCGCCGGCCAATGAAACCCACTTTGCCCTGACCATCGAAGGGCTTTCCGCCGATTTCCAGGTGTTTACCCTCACCGGTCGGGAAGCCATCAGCCAGCCGTTTGCCTTCGAGGTGGAGCTGGTCAGTGAGCAGCCGTCGCTGGACCTCGAAACCCTGCTGCACAAACCGGCCTTCCTGCAGCTGTCGCCCGACGGCAGCGGCATCCACGGCCTGATCGACCGCGCCGCGCAAGGCGATTCCGGCAAGCGCCTGACGCGCTACTCCGTGACCCTGCGCCCGCAACTTTCGTACCTGGCGCACCGGATCAACCAGCGGATCTTCCAGAACCTCAGCGTGCCGAAAATCATCGGCAAGGTCCTCGAAGAACATGGCATCCAGGGCAACGCCTATGAATTCCAGACCGGTTCGATCTACCCCGAGCGTATCTACTGCGTGCAGTACGACGAATCGGACCTGCATTTCATCCAGCGCCTGTGCGAAGAAGAAGGCATTCACTACCACTTCCAGCACAGTGCCACGGCGCACAAACTGGTGTTCGGCGATGACCAGACGGTGTTCCACAAACTGGCGCCGGTGGCCTATCAGCAGGACTCCGGCATGGTCGCCAGCGACCCGGTGATCAAGCGCTTCGACCTGCGCCTGGAAACCCGCACCAGCCGCACCACCCGCCGCGATTACGACTTCGAAAAACCACGGATCACGTTAGAGAGCGAAAACCGCGGCGACGCCCTGCCCGACCTCGAGGACTACGATTACCCGGGCCGTTTCGTCGACCGCGAACGCGGCAAACACCTGGCCAAACGCGCCCTTGAACGCCATCGCAGCGACTTCCAGCTCGCCGAAGGCAAGAGCGACCAGCCGCTGCTGGTCAGCGGCCATTTCCTCGCGCTGAAAGAACACCCGAAAGCCAAGTGGAATGACCTGTGGCTGCTCACCGAAGTCCACCACGAAGGCAAGCAGCCGCAGGTGCTGGAAGAGTCGGTCACCAGTGACACCACCGCGCTGAAAGACGATTTCCATCAGGGCTACCGCAACCGCTTCCAGGCCACCCCGTGGGACGTGCCGAACCGCCCGCCCCTGCGCCACCCGAAACCGCGCATCCTCGGCAGCCAGAGCGCCGTGGTCACCGGCCCGCAAGGCCAGGAAATCCACTGCGACGAATACGGCCGCGTCAAAGTCCAGTTCCACTGGGACCGCGACGGCCTGGCCGACGACAAGACCAGTTGCTGGCTGCGCGTGTCTTCCGCCTGGGCCGGCGCCCAGTACGGCGGCATCGCCATCCCGCGCATCGGCATGGAAGTGCTGGTGACCTTCCTCGAAGGCGACCCCGACCAGCCGCTGATCAGCGGCTGCCTGTACCACAAGGAAAACACCGTTCCCTACGCCCTGCCGGCGAACAAGACCCGCACCACCTTCAAGACCCTGAGCTCGATGGGCGGTGGTGGCTTCAACGAACTGCGCATCGAAGACAAGAAAGGCCAGGAACAGATCTTCCTCCACGCCCAGCGCGACTGGGACGAGAACATCGAACACGACCAGAAAATCCGCGTCGGCAACGAACGCCACGACGTCGTGGAAAAAAACAGCTACACGGAATTCAAGGCCGAAGAACACCACACCGTCTACGAAGATCGCAAAGTCGAAGCCCGCGCCAACGACCACCTCACCGTGGGCGTGAACCAGCACATCAAGATCGGCACCGGGCAATTCATCGACGCCGGCCAGGAAATCCACCTGAGCAGCGGGATGAAAGTGGTGCTGGAGGCCGGCGCCGAACTGACGCTGGTCGGTGGCGGCAGCTTTATCAAGATCGATGGCGGCGGCGTGACCATGAGCGGGCCGGCGATCAATATCAATTCAGGCGGTGGGCCGGGGAGCGGCACGGGGGCGGCGCCATTGATGCCGGGGCCGTTGAAGCAGGCGGATACGGATAAGGCCGGGAAGTTGTTGGTGCCGGCCATGCTCAATCCGTTTGTACGAAAAAGCATGCAAGGCCTTCCCCTTGTTCCTGTCTGCGGAAAGCAATCCAACGGCGCTTGCTCACGAGAGGTTTGCCCATGTCTGCATGGCTGA
- a CDS encoding tetratricopeptide repeat protein — protein MNIKNIALALYFTLSSYPAYAQLSADQQIAKDQGLHLYQQSDWYDSQPLLKVAAEGGDRVAQYYLGEALRLSNRYTTAEARKWYEAAASQGDLYAMLRLSSKSDPCNVFGDCTGMSADEWRDQAIEIAKKRAKHGNTEAMTVLFITKQGFNWLEQAAEAGDPLAQNTLAGIYKDGGGWFFIPGSRNKAIEKWYRASAEGGYPRAMYLYANYLFENNGKKEDVAFWLKKSAEHGYIEAVGNYALSVAHMPDDLGYTKDLKEAYALAYLMSGFNGGGTAAEDGKMILSDIAKEMTEKEIKQGILLAKNWEKSHPPLSYFPPIYGY, from the coding sequence TTGAATATAAAAAACATTGCACTCGCTCTATATTTCACACTTTCATCATACCCGGCCTATGCCCAGCTCTCTGCGGACCAGCAAATAGCTAAAGATCAAGGCCTACATCTGTATCAGCAGAGTGACTGGTACGACTCTCAACCGCTACTTAAAGTCGCAGCCGAAGGAGGAGATCGAGTTGCCCAATACTACTTGGGGGAAGCCCTTCGCTTGAGCAATCGCTACACCACTGCCGAAGCAAGAAAGTGGTACGAAGCCGCTGCGAGTCAAGGCGATCTTTACGCGATGCTGCGCTTGAGCAGCAAAAGCGATCCCTGCAATGTTTTTGGGGATTGCACAGGAATGAGCGCTGACGAATGGCGCGATCAAGCAATAGAAATAGCCAAGAAACGTGCTAAACATGGCAACACTGAGGCTATGACTGTACTTTTTATCACCAAACAAGGATTTAACTGGTTAGAACAGGCTGCAGAAGCGGGCGACCCTTTGGCACAAAACACACTCGCGGGAATTTACAAAGACGGTGGTGGATGGTTTTTTATTCCGGGCAGCCGGAATAAAGCCATTGAAAAATGGTATAGAGCATCGGCTGAAGGCGGATACCCACGGGCAATGTATCTATACGCAAACTATCTTTTTGAAAACAACGGCAAAAAAGAAGACGTTGCTTTCTGGCTCAAAAAATCTGCGGAACATGGATACATTGAGGCGGTTGGAAACTACGCCCTGAGTGTAGCTCATATGCCTGACGATCTTGGCTATACAAAAGACCTGAAGGAGGCATATGCCCTTGCTTACTTGATGTCTGGGTTCAACGGTGGCGGAACGGCTGCTGAAGATGGAAAAATGATACTTTCTGACATTGCCAAAGAGATGACGGAAAAAGAAATCAAGCAAGGCATACTGCTTGCCAAAAACTGGGAAAAATCACACCCTCCTCTTTCATACTTTCCGCCAATTTATGGATACTAA
- a CDS encoding LysR family transcriptional regulator, with protein MMTLRQIRHFIAVAETGSISAAAQTAFISQSTLTLAIQQLEEEIGVSLFNRHAKGMTLTHQGHQFLRQAHLILATVDNAKRSLQQSTDQVAGQLIVGVTSLVAGYYLADLLTRFQRAYPNVEIRVMEDERPYIEHLLVSGEIDVGVLILSNLEDRHALQTEVLTHSPHRLWLPAQHPLLEHDSINLADVAREPLIQLNVDEMDRNAQRLWRGAGLQPKITLRTASTEAVRSLVAAGLGVSIQPDMTYRPWSLEGDIIEARPIADLSQTLDVGLAWRRGTARPALVDPFLTVAREQPHGGRKPSI; from the coding sequence ATGATGACCTTGCGTCAGATCCGCCATTTCATCGCCGTGGCCGAGACCGGCTCGATCTCCGCCGCCGCGCAAACCGCGTTCATTTCCCAATCGACCCTGACCCTGGCCATCCAGCAACTGGAGGAAGAAATCGGCGTCAGCTTGTTCAATCGCCACGCCAAGGGCATGACGCTCACCCATCAGGGTCACCAGTTCCTGCGCCAGGCGCACCTGATTCTGGCGACCGTGGACAACGCCAAACGCAGCCTGCAACAGAGCACCGATCAGGTCGCCGGGCAGTTGATCGTCGGGGTGACCAGTCTGGTGGCCGGTTATTACCTGGCGGATTTGCTCACCCGCTTCCAGCGTGCGTATCCCAACGTCGAGATACGGGTGATGGAGGACGAACGGCCGTACATCGAGCATCTGCTGGTCAGCGGCGAGATCGATGTCGGCGTGCTGATCCTCTCCAACCTCGAAGACCGCCACGCCTTGCAGACCGAAGTGCTGACCCACTCGCCGCACCGTTTGTGGCTGCCGGCCCAGCATCCGCTGCTGGAGCACGACAGCATCAACCTCGCCGACGTTGCCCGGGAGCCTCTGATTCAACTGAACGTCGACGAGATGGATCGCAACGCCCAACGCCTGTGGCGCGGCGCCGGACTGCAACCAAAGATCACCCTCAGAACTGCGTCGACCGAGGCAGTGCGAAGCCTGGTAGCGGCGGGATTGGGCGTGTCGATCCAGCCAGACATGACATACCGCCCCTGGTCGCTGGAAGGCGACATCATCGAGGCCCGGCCGATTGCCGACCTCAGCCAGACTCTCGACGTCGGGCTGGCCTGGCGTCGCGGCACCGCTCGCCCCGCGCTGGTCGATCCGTTCCTGACTGTGGCCCGCGAACAGCCGCACGGCGGACGCAAGCCATCTATTTAA
- a CDS encoding Hcp family type VI secretion system effector, with protein MATPAYMSVTGEKQGLITAGAFTADSVGNTYQEGHEDQVMVQAFTHDVIIPRDPQSGQPTGQRVHKPVVITKVYDKASPLLQAALTSGERMSEIVIQWYRTSAQGTQEHYYTTKLEDAIIVAINNKMHNCQDPGNAHFTHLEEVQFTYRKITWTHEVSGTSGSDDWRAPVV; from the coding sequence ATGGCAACACCAGCGTACATGTCGGTTACCGGCGAAAAACAAGGCCTGATCACTGCCGGCGCCTTCACTGCCGACTCCGTTGGCAACACCTACCAGGAAGGCCACGAAGACCAGGTCATGGTTCAGGCTTTCACCCACGACGTGATCATCCCGCGTGACCCGCAATCCGGTCAGCCAACCGGTCAGCGCGTGCACAAGCCAGTCGTGATCACCAAGGTCTACGACAAGGCTTCGCCTCTGCTGCAAGCCGCTCTGACCTCCGGCGAGCGCATGAGCGAAATCGTTATCCAGTGGTACCGCACCTCGGCTCAAGGTACCCAAGAGCACTACTACACCACCAAACTGGAAGACGCGATCATCGTCGCCATCAACAACAAAATGCACAACTGCCAGGATCCAGGCAACGCGCACTTCACCCACCTGGAAGAAGTGCAGTTCACCTACCGCAAAATCACCTGGACCCACGAAGTATCCGGTACTTCGGGTTCCGATGACTGGCGTGCTCCAGTCGTTTAA
- a CDS encoding gamma-aminobutyraldehyde dehydrogenase, translated as MAIQEKRSRKMAGAQTHMHTALLIDGELVAGQGFVEPILNPATGEVLTQIAEASTEQVEAAILAAHRAFADWSRTTPQQRSNLLLEIASAVEKHADHLARLEALNCGKPLHLARQDDLTATVDVFRFFAGAVRCQTGQLSGEYVPGYTSMVRRDPIGVVASIAPWNYPIMMAAWKIAPALAAGNTLVFKPSEHTPLSILALAPALAEILPRGVINIVCGGGEGVGSHLVGHPKVRMVSLTGDIVTGQKILQAAAKTLKRTHLELGGKAPVIVCNDADLKAVVEGVRTYGYYNAGQDCTAACRIYAQAGIHDKLVAELGAAVSSLRFAGKRDADNEIGPLISTRQRDRVASFVERALGQPHIERVTGAAVHSGAGFFYQPTLLAGCKQSDEIVQREVFGPVVTVTRFDELAQAVDWANDSEYGLASSVWTQNLDKAMQVAARLQYGCTWINSHFMLVSEMPHGGLKRSGYGKDLSSDSLQDYSVARHIMARHGQHL; from the coding sequence ATGGCCATACAAGAAAAGAGATCACGGAAAATGGCTGGCGCGCAGACCCACATGCACACCGCGTTGCTGATCGACGGCGAACTGGTCGCCGGTCAAGGTTTTGTCGAACCGATCCTCAACCCGGCCACCGGCGAAGTCCTGACCCAGATCGCCGAAGCCAGCACCGAGCAAGTCGAAGCCGCCATCCTCGCGGCCCACCGCGCCTTTGCCGATTGGTCGCGCACCACTCCGCAACAACGCTCGAACTTGCTGCTGGAAATCGCCAGTGCCGTCGAGAAGCACGCCGATCACCTCGCCCGCCTCGAAGCCCTGAACTGCGGCAAGCCGCTACATCTGGCGCGTCAGGACGATTTGACCGCCACCGTCGATGTATTCCGCTTTTTCGCCGGCGCCGTGCGCTGCCAGACCGGCCAGCTCAGCGGCGAATACGTGCCGGGCTACACCAGCATGGTGCGCCGCGATCCGATTGGCGTCGTCGCGTCGATTGCGCCGTGGAACTACCCGATCATGATGGCCGCGTGGAAAATCGCCCCGGCCCTCGCCGCCGGCAATACGCTGGTGTTCAAGCCGTCCGAACACACGCCGCTGTCGATCCTGGCGCTGGCTCCGGCACTGGCCGAGATCCTGCCGCGTGGGGTGATCAACATTGTCTGCGGTGGCGGTGAAGGCGTTGGCAGTCACTTGGTCGGCCATCCGAAAGTGCGCATGGTGTCGCTGACCGGCGATATCGTCACCGGCCAGAAAATCCTCCAGGCCGCCGCCAAAACCCTGAAACGCACGCACCTCGAACTCGGCGGCAAGGCCCCGGTGATCGTCTGCAACGATGCCGATCTCAAAGCCGTGGTCGAAGGCGTACGCACCTATGGCTATTACAACGCCGGGCAGGATTGCACGGCGGCTTGCCGGATCTACGCTCAGGCCGGGATTCACGACAAATTGGTCGCCGAACTCGGCGCGGCGGTCAGCAGCCTGCGCTTCGCTGGCAAACGCGACGCCGACAACGAGATCGGGCCACTGATCAGCACTCGCCAGCGCGACCGGGTGGCCAGTTTTGTCGAGCGCGCCCTCGGGCAACCGCACATCGAGCGGGTGACCGGCGCAGCGGTGCATTCCGGCGCCGGGTTCTTCTATCAGCCAACCCTGCTGGCCGGTTGCAAACAGAGCGATGAAATCGTCCAGCGCGAAGTGTTCGGCCCGGTGGTGACCGTGACCCGCTTCGACGAACTGGCGCAAGCGGTGGACTGGGCCAACGACTCGGAATACGGCCTCGCCTCGTCAGTGTGGACCCAGAACCTGGACAAGGCGATGCAGGTCGCCGCACGCCTGCAATACGGCTGCACCTGGATCAACAGCCATTTCATGCTGGTCAGCGAAATGCCCCACGGCGGGCTGAAACGCTCCGGTTACGGCAAAGACTTATCCAGCGATTCGCTGCAGGACTACAGCGTGGCGCGGCACATCATGGCCCGCCACGGCCAGCATCTCTGA
- a CDS encoding tellurite resistance TerB family protein has protein sequence MNTRGLLDQLLKSGQDLLQNKAGGAQNKPAAGGLGGLLGGSSSNGALGGLLSGAGGGALAAGAMGLLLGSKKARKVGGKVALYGGLAALGVIAYKAYGNWNAQKGTAPQSEPQTLDRLPPAQVEQHSQAILKALVAAAKADGHIDDRERQLIEGEFTKLDNDQELKHWLHAELNKPLDPTDVARAASTPEMAAEMYVASVMMVDEENFMEKSYLDELARQLKLEPGLKVELERQVRVALV, from the coding sequence ATGAACACCCGTGGATTGCTCGATCAACTCCTCAAGTCCGGCCAGGATCTGCTGCAGAACAAGGCGGGCGGGGCGCAGAACAAACCGGCTGCCGGTGGTCTGGGCGGCTTGCTGGGCGGATCTTCCAGTAATGGCGCACTCGGCGGCTTGCTGTCAGGCGCTGGCGGCGGTGCCCTGGCGGCCGGTGCCATGGGCCTGTTGCTGGGCAGTAAAAAGGCCCGCAAAGTTGGCGGTAAAGTCGCCCTCTACGGCGGCCTCGCCGCACTGGGCGTGATCGCCTACAAAGCCTACGGCAACTGGAACGCCCAGAAAGGCACCGCCCCGCAAAGCGAACCGCAAACCCTCGATCGCCTGCCACCGGCGCAAGTCGAACAACACAGCCAGGCCATCCTCAAGGCCCTGGTTGCCGCCGCCAAAGCCGACGGCCACATCGACGACCGCGAACGCCAACTGATCGAAGGCGAATTCACCAAGCTCGACAACGATCAGGAACTCAAACACTGGCTCCACGCCGAACTCAACAAACCCCTCGACCCCACCGACGTCGCCCGCGCGGCAAGCACACCGGAGATGGCCGCCGAAATGTACGTGGCGAGCGTGATGATGGTGGATGAGGAGAACTTCATGGAGAAGAGCTATCTGGACGAACTGGCGCGGCAGTTGAAGCTGGAGCCGGGGTTGAAGGTGGAGTTGGAGAGGCAGGTGAGGGTGGCTTTGGTGTAA
- the ydcS gene encoding putative ABC transporter substrate-binding protein YdcS: MFVHKTALLSAITTALLASASLQAAEPLKAVGAGEGQLDIVAWPGYIERGESDKAYDWVTGFEKETGCKVNVKTAATSDEMVSLMAKGGYDLVTASGDASLRLIVGKRVQPINTALIPNWKSLDPRLKDAPWYVVNKQTYGTPYQWGPNVLMYNTNVFKTAPTSWNVVFEEQNLPDGKPNKGRVQAYDGPIYIADAALYLKSTKPELGIKDPYQLTEDQYKAVLELLRAQQKLIHRYWHDTTVQMSDFKNEGVVASSAWPYQVNGLINDKQPIASTVPKEGATGWADTTMLHAEAKHPNCAYKWMDWSLQPKVQGDVAAWFGSLPAVPAACQGSELLGAEGCKTNGFDQFDKIAFWKTPQAEGGKFVPYSRWTQDYIAIMGGR; this comes from the coding sequence ATGTTCGTGCACAAGACCGCACTGCTCAGTGCAATCACTACGGCCCTGCTGGCCAGCGCCAGCCTGCAGGCCGCCGAGCCGCTGAAGGCCGTCGGCGCCGGCGAAGGCCAGCTGGATATCGTCGCCTGGCCCGGTTACATCGAACGCGGTGAAAGCGACAAGGCCTACGACTGGGTGACCGGTTTCGAGAAGGAAACCGGCTGCAAGGTCAATGTGAAAACCGCCGCCACCTCTGACGAAATGGTCAGCCTGATGGCCAAGGGCGGTTACGACCTGGTGACCGCGTCGGGCGATGCCTCGCTGCGGTTGATCGTCGGCAAGCGTGTGCAACCGATCAACACCGCGTTGATCCCGAACTGGAAATCCCTCGACCCGCGCCTGAAAGACGCGCCGTGGTACGTGGTCAACAAACAGACCTACGGCACCCCGTACCAGTGGGGCCCGAACGTGTTGATGTACAACACCAACGTGTTCAAGACCGCGCCGACCAGCTGGAACGTGGTGTTCGAGGAACAGAACCTGCCGGACGGCAAGCCGAACAAGGGTCGCGTACAAGCCTACGACGGCCCGATCTACATCGCCGACGCGGCGCTGTACCTGAAATCTACCAAGCCTGAGCTGGGGATCAAGGATCCGTATCAACTCACCGAAGATCAGTACAAGGCCGTGCTGGAACTGTTGCGCGCCCAGCAGAAGCTGATCCACCGCTACTGGCACGACACCACCGTGCAGATGAGCGACTTCAAGAATGAAGGCGTGGTCGCATCCAGCGCCTGGCCGTATCAGGTCAACGGCCTGATCAACGACAAACAGCCGATCGCTTCTACCGTGCCGAAAGAAGGCGCCACCGGTTGGGCCGACACCACCATGCTGCACGCCGAGGCCAAGCATCCGAACTGCGCGTACAAGTGGATGGACTGGTCGCTGCAACCGAAAGTCCAGGGTGATGTGGCGGCGTGGTTCGGTTCATTGCCGGCGGTTCCGGCGGCTTGTCAGGGCAGTGAGTTGCTCGGGGCCGAGGGCTGCAAGACCAACGGGTTCGATCAGTTCGACAAGATCGCTTTCTGGAAAACACCGCAGGCTGAGGGTGGGAAGTTTGTCCCGTATAGCCGGTGGACGCAGGACTACATTGCGATTATGGGCGGTAGGTAA
- a CDS encoding tetratricopeptide repeat protein, with the protein MIRNFIGAFWLSLIFCSSATAELNPAQKTARDSGIALFRQSDWYDSQPLLTIAAEAGDRDAQYYLGEAIRLSKRYITAEAKKWYEAAAEQGDLYAMLRLSKEDDLCTIMDSCSEKDAKDWREQVLKAANERAVKGDTEAMTVLFTAGQGISWLEKAAEGGDSYAQQLLASVYKSGAGWFLVPGSREKEINRLFKSSSEGGNPRGMFLYANYLYDHDGSKEEIAHWVKKAAENSHIDSLITYAYKISDPSNELGYPVNLKEAYGLILILSKLEAGTAPEDAKRKLPELESQMKPDEIKQGIEFSKEWEKTHPPLSYFDPIYGY; encoded by the coding sequence TTGATTAGGAATTTTATTGGAGCTTTCTGGCTCTCGTTGATTTTCTGCAGTAGCGCAACAGCTGAGCTTAACCCCGCGCAAAAAACAGCCAGAGATTCGGGCATTGCGCTTTTTCGTCAAAGTGATTGGTACGACTCCCAGCCACTCCTCACGATCGCAGCGGAAGCTGGAGATCGTGACGCCCAATACTATTTGGGCGAAGCAATTCGACTAAGTAAGCGCTATATCACTGCCGAAGCTAAAAAATGGTATGAGGCAGCTGCTGAGCAGGGCGATCTTTATGCAATGCTTCGTTTAAGTAAAGAAGATGACTTGTGTACTATTATGGACAGCTGCTCTGAAAAAGACGCAAAAGATTGGCGAGAGCAAGTATTAAAAGCGGCAAACGAACGAGCAGTTAAAGGCGACACTGAAGCAATGACCGTGCTCTTTACAGCTGGCCAAGGGATTTCCTGGCTTGAGAAAGCGGCGGAAGGCGGTGACAGTTATGCCCAACAACTGTTAGCCAGCGTTTACAAAAGCGGTGCTGGTTGGTTTTTAGTTCCAGGGAGCCGCGAAAAAGAGATTAATCGACTGTTCAAATCTTCTTCTGAAGGTGGCAATCCGAGAGGGATGTTTCTCTACGCAAATTATTTATATGACCACGACGGCAGCAAAGAGGAAATCGCACACTGGGTAAAAAAAGCTGCAGAAAATAGCCATATAGACTCACTAATTACTTATGCATATAAAATCTCCGACCCTTCCAACGAACTCGGCTACCCAGTAAATCTGAAAGAAGCATACGGTTTGATTCTAATACTCTCGAAGCTTGAGGCCGGAACGGCTCCAGAGGACGCAAAACGAAAGCTTCCAGAGCTTGAGAGCCAGATGAAACCAGATGAAATAAAACAAGGCATCGAATTTTCCAAAGAGTGGGAAAAAACTCACCCGCCACTTTCGTATTTTGATCCAATTTACGGATATTAA